The Cloeon dipterum chromosome X, ieCloDipt1.1, whole genome shotgun sequence genome includes a window with the following:
- the LOC135947108 gene encoding uncharacterized protein LOC135947108: protein MRPTLAQEAYSLFSLRVGLLLALLDSTSGVSTSSSSFADFTIPPQSNQTDGSGPYLAHQQQEKEPESVTCYTCVNVSDNLICNRFAIDRPCPSGEVFCHTLHIMDSHGGSVIVHKKCAGPKECSPATVGCLDIDSQRICVSCCDSMYCNEAVPTNHTNAVYAASATPQPPYHTSPSSAATAIASSVHNGGATLRTLGCCFGHVGYRSFRVLLLAVCVSFRVVL, encoded by the exons ATGCGGCCAACTTTGGCTCAAGAAGCGTACAGTCTGTTCTCACTCAGGGTTGGTCTTTTGCTCGCATTGCTGGACAGTACGAGCGGCGTGTCcacgtcatcatcatcattcgCCGACTTCACCATTCCGCCGCAGAGCAACCAGACGGACGGCTCTGGACCCTACCTGGCACATCAGCAGCAAGAGAAGGAGCCAGAAT CTGTTACCTGCTACACGTGTGTCAATGTGTCGGACAACTTGATATGTAATCGATTCGCGATTGATCGTCCATGTCCCTCGG GTGAAGTGTTCTGCCATACCTTGCACATAATGGACTCCCACGGCGGCAGCGTAATAGTGCATAAAAAGTGCGCTGGACCCAAAGAATGCTCGCCTGCGACGGTCGGTTGCCTCGATATTGACTCGCAAAGA ATTTGCGTGTCGTGCTGTGACTCGATGTACTGCAACGAGGCCGTGCCGACGAACCACACAAACGCCGTGTacgccgcctccgccacccCCCAGCCCCCATACCATACCAGCCCCAGCTCAGCGGCAACGGCGATCGCGTCGTCCGTGCACAATGGCGGTGCCACCCTCAGGACACTCGGTTGTTGTTTTGGACATGTTGGTTATCGTTCCTTTCGCGTTCTCTTGCTCGCCGTCTGCGTTTCCTTCAGAGTGGTGCTCTAA
- the LOC135947109 gene encoding insulin-like growth factor II has protein sequence MMHSNLVLLLGCCCVVTGLPAARLDSVVHSCGRNLADILELACRDRGGLQGPDTVGVGFRGRTSEGVVDKCCSRPCSWRTIISYCVNSTIVEQPDVEENDESLGTSLENLIFSPYSAPKRRSKKAGCRCSCQKRVRKPDRNRLPNNLNVGTVSPDLARPPVIVRNL, from the exons ATGATGCATTCAAATCTGGTGCTGCTGttgggctgctgctgcgtcgtCACCGGCCTGCCCGCCGCCCGGCTCGACTCCGTCGTCCACTCGTGCGGCCGCAACCTGGCCGACATCCTGGAACTGGCGTGCAGGGACCGAGGAGGACTCCAGGGGCCTGATACCGTCGGCGTCGGCTTCAGGGGCCGGACGAGTGAGGGAGTCGTGGACAAGTGCTGCTCCAGGCCGTGCAGCTGGCGCACCATCATCTCGTACTGCGTCAACAGCACCATCGTGGAGCAGCCTGACGTCGAAGAGAATGACGAGTCGCTCGGAACCAGCTTGGAGAATCTGATATTTTCTCCGTACTCGGCACCCAAGCGCAGAAGTAAAAAGGCCGGATGCAGGTGCAGCTGTCAGAAGCGTGTCAGAAAA CCTGATCGCAACCGTTTGCCAAACAACTTGAACGTGGGAACCGTTTCTCCTGACTTGGCAAGACCACCTGTAATCGTCAGGAACTTGTGa